The DNA sequence ttccttgggacggagggagataagaaggattattacatgtaataattatagtggactaagatgtaTCTCATCTTGCAgaaagaggcctcctcgactcggctatttCCTGTTCTACGGTTTATAGTTTTGATTTCCgtttgtaattttcgtttcagTTCATTTCTGTATTCCTTCTTTGGGTTGTATTGCCCGGTTATCTCTTGTAATTCCATAAATCCAACaatcgcaagacgagatacgacTTGCTTTTGAAGGGATTTGGACCTAAAACTGAAACTAAAACTTTCGATACTTTAAACATCTTTGCTGGAGATGTCGACTGAATCCAACACCGCCGCTGCCACCACTGTCCACTCcggccaccgccgccgccatcaTTTCCTCCACTATGGCATCCACCACGATGATGCCAACTCCCGGGCTCTATCCATCTTCATCAACAACCCCTTGGGTGTATACTAATACCCATGGGCTCACTGGTGGATCCACCTCGAGTGGGTCGGTTGGTTCCACTTTTAGTGGTTCCTTCGGATCCTTTAATGGATCGAGTGTTGGGGCCTTCGGGTCTCACACGAATGCTGGGACCTTCGAGTCTCACGCGACTGCTGGGGCCTTCGGGTCTCATGCGAGTGTTGGAACCTTCGGGTTCAGCACGGGTATTGGCTCCTTCGGGACCAGTGCGACCATGACGGGCTCTATGCCCAACATGAATGGTGGGGGCCCTATGCCCAACCATGTTGTTGGCTCCTTCGGGGGCAACATGAATGGTTCCTTCCAAGGACCAAGTGCGGCACCTTTGGCACCTAGAATGATGCCACCCGCCGAGAAGCCACCTAAGTTTGGAGGATCTGACTTCAAGAGGTGGTACCAAAAGATGTTGTTCTATTTGACAACATTGGGCGTCGCCAACTTCCTCACGGAAAACGAGCCGCCCGCGCCAAGTGATCAAGAGACGAGGCTCGATATCTTGGCGGACTATGAAGCATGGCGCAAAGGAGATTatctttgtaaaaattttattctaagtGCATTAGATGATAGTTTGTACAATGTATACTCCCTTGTAACCACATCCAAAGAGATGTGGGAAAGCCTAGAGAAGAAGTACAGTATCGATAATGCTGCAGGTACTGAACATGTTGTAGTATCCAAATTTACGGACTACAAAATGGTCGACTCTAGACCAGTCATGGAACAAGTTCAAGAGTTCCAAATGATCATCCACGGACTCGTGGCTGAAGGGATGATTTTGCCCGACAACTTTGTGCGGTGCATACTCATCGAAAAGCTTCCTCCTAGCTGGAAGGACTTCAAGCACTATCTCAAGCACAAGCGAAAGAAGATGAGTCTTGAAGACTTGATCGTGAAGCTGCGCATTGAAGCGGATGTGCGCAAGATCGATCAAAAGGCTAAGGGCTTTAGCCCACTTGATGTCAAAGCCAACTTGTTGGAGCGGGGCGGTCCCTCCAACAAACGCCCTCGCCCAAATCAGAAGGACAAGGGGAAGGGAAAGCAGCCTACAAAGAAGTTTGAAGGCGAGTGCTACAAGTGTGGCAAAATTGGCCACTTTGCCAAAGACTGCCgcagcaagaagaagaagccggCAGCCCACGTCGTTGAGAAAGAGTTCAAGGACTGGAATGAAGATGACCTCGTTGCCGTGGTCACTGAAGAAGTCAACATTGTTGACAACAAGGGCGGCTGGTACATCGACACCGGCGCTACGGCTCATGTCTGCTCAGATAGGAGCAAGTTTGCCTCCTACACTGCTGTTGAAGGGAGGAAGATCAACATGGGAATCAAGCATCGTCCGAAGTCCTCGGCATTGGCAACGTGATTCTCATGATGACGTCTGGCGTCACTATCACTTTGAAGGATGTGCTGCATGTCCCGGACATCCGCAAGAACCTAGTGTCAGGATCAATACTAGTTAATAAGGGGTTTAAACTTGTATTCGAGTCTGATAGGTTTGCTTTGTACAAGTTTGGGAAGTCCCTCGGAAAAGGTTATGTAACCGATGGACTTTTCAAGCTTAGTGTGGCTACGCGCCTTGTTCCAAAGCCTTTGgctaacaataataataaagcatCTACTTCCTCTTATTTGACCGAGTCTTCAAATTTGTGGCATTGTAGATTGGGATATGTAAATTCAAAAGCCGTGAAAAGATTAGTAAACTTAGATTTACTAAAGGCAATTGAAGTGGATAGCCAAGacaaatgtgaaatatgtcTTGAGGCTAAAATGACTAAGTTACCGTTTCACTCAGTTGAACGGAAAACGAAACCCCTTGAACTAATTCACACGGATGTATGTGATTTAAGGATGGTGCAAACTagaggtggtaaaaagtaCTTTATCACTTTTATAGATGATTACACAAGATATTgctacatttatcttttaagaagtaaagatgaaGCAATTGAAgcgttcaaaaattataagaacgaGGTTGAGAATCAACTTGGTTGTAAAATCAAAGCGATTCGAAGTGATAGAGGAGGCGAGTATGTAGCCCCGTTTGAAGAGTTATGCAACgcaagtggtataattcatcaaacaacaGCTCCATATTCACCACAATCTAATGGTGTAGCAGAACGCAAAAATCGAACTctaaaagagatgatgaatgcgTTGCTACTGAGTTCAGGATTACCCCAGAACATGTGGGGGGAGGCTATTTTGACAGCCAACTATATCCTAAACAAAATCCCACTCAAAGGAAAAGACATCACTCCttatgagttgtggaaaggAAGGAAACCATCCTACAAATACCtcaaagtgtgggggtgtTTGGCGAAGGTGATGGTTCCCCCGCCCAAGGAAGTCACAATTGGACCTAAAACGATTGATTGTATCTTCATTGGATATGCACTTAACAGTAGtgcatatagatttgttgttcaCAAGTCTGAAATATCGACTATTACAGTAGGAACAACAATCGAGTCAAGGAATGCCGTATTTCTCGAAAATACATTTCCTTGCAAGGACAAAGAAGAAGTCCCAATCAATTCTGAgacaagaattgaagatgaggCCACTAGTTCTAAAACAGTGGATGAAGCCACTAGTTCTAAATCCGCGAATGAAGAGCCTAAATCGCGCAAGCGAGTGAGGCCTGATCCAAGTGATGCAGTACTAAGACGTGGTAGTAAAGTCAGAACACCAAAAACGTTTGGTCCTGACTACATTgcttttatgttggatgaaGAGCCAACATCAATAAAAGTAGCCTTCGATGGCCCAGATGGGTTACATTGGAGAGAAGCTGTTCAAAGcgaaattgattcaattttgctAAACCACACTTGGGTGTTGGTCGATTTGCCCGAAGGTGCGAAACCTTTAGGGTGCAAATGGGtgcttaaaagaaaatttaaggcCGATGGAACAGTGGATAAGTATAAAGCCCGATTGGTTGTAAAGGGTTTTAAACAAAAGGAAGGACATGACTTCTTCGACACCTATTCACCTGTAACGAGGATTACATCTATCCGAGTGCTTCTCGCGATTGCTGCATTGCACAATCTTGAGATTcatcaaatggatgttaagactgcgtttctAAATGGTGAATTAGAGGATGAAATCtatatggaacaacccgaagggTTTGTAGTACCTGGACAAGAGAAAAAGGTATGCAAACTCGTAAAGTCCCTATATGGATTGAAGCAAGCGCCGTTACAATGGCacttgaaatttgataatGTAATGTTATCAAATGGGTTTAAAATCAACGAGTGTGACAAATGTGTCTATATTAAAAGCACTGATAACGGGTACGTTATAGTGTGTCTTTACGTTGATGACATGTTAATCATGGGTAGTAACACTCAAGTGATTAACGAGACAAAGGTCATGTTAAAGAGAAACTTTGACATGAAAGACATGGGTCTAGCCGATGTAATTCttggaatgaaaattctaaGAACATCCGATGGAATCATCTTAACCCAATCTCATTATGTTGAAaagatattgaagaaattcaatgcCTACGATGGCGCGCCGGTTAAGACTCCAATTGAACTCGATGTTCACTTGAGCAAAAACAAGGGCGAACCCGTTGCACAAGAAGAATATGCACGGGTCATTGGGTGCATTATGTACTTGACTAATTGCACTCGGTCGGACATTGCTTGTGCCGTGAACAAGCTGAGTCGTTACACGAGTAATCCGAGCAAAGAGCATTGGAGAGCTCTTGTAAGGGTTTTGAGATATCTAAAGcatactcaaaatcatgggCTACATTTACTGTAATGCAAATTGGATATCCGACAATAAAGACTCACTTTCAACAAGTGGATACGTCTTTACTATTGGAGGTGGTGTTGTCTCGTGGAAATCCACGAAACAAACATGTATAGTCCGTTCAACCATGGAATCGGAATTCATAGCTTTAGATAAAGCTGGAGAAGAAGCCGaatggcttaagaacttccttgaGGATATTCCAGGTTGGTCTAAGCCAGTGCCTCCAGTGTTGATTCACTGTGATAGCCAAGCCGCTATCGGGAGGGAAAATAATGCTTCTATAACGGTAAGTCTCGACATATTCGTCGACGACATAATACCGTAAGACATTTGATCACAACAGGCGTAATTACAATTGACTATGTGAAGTCAATAGATAATCTAGCGGATCCGCTAACCAAAGGGTTAaaccgtgatcaaatgaataagTTGCTAGAGGGAATGGGTTTGAAATCCACAAACTAAAGAATTGTCATAGTGGTAACCCAACCATGATGACTAGAGATCCCAAGAACttggttcaatgggaaaacTAAGCTATGAGAGTTCGTGTGAAACACTTGTCTACATCTATTCCCTAAAGAGCAATAGAGTGTTGAAAACTTGCCTTGTGGTGAGGATAAGTCtatgacttttaatgattcCTAAGGATCTCAAGGAGATTGAGTTCTCAAAGAGACCGAGTAGGGCAAGATACTCGAGTAGgaatcacctatgtaagtgTGAAGTGTGGCCGCTTCAAATTACACACTTATGAATCCAAAGTGGTGTCCAAGGCCGCAAAGGACACAAAACGTGAGAACGGATGAGGTTGAGGTGTTTAAGTGTTAATACCATTGTCTCGGTGCACGCCGTGGGGGACTAGTTCAAAGCATCGCACTACTAGGCCGCATGTGTATCCGATGGTGTTGACTATGGAAGGTTCAAAGCTAAAAGCTACCTATCCTTATGCTTATATACCTCTCTTGGGTTGAGCTTGTGTCTGCATGCATTTGCATTTGGCTATTTCCACTCATGTGGGGgattgttggaatctatgtcGGTCAATGGACattgaccaattataatttcaacgagacatttaattttgtgaaattaaatgatatagcgtcgatctacgttcggagtagatgaccgtggtatattcattttctcaaatccgattcccggtgagtgagaaataatggattaaagttgtgcaaaattgcaaacttaaatgagctatgagagaagcttatgaaataattaagagagttaattatcccacactGGAAGTTACAAACTTATTaaagtagtatttaataagaaagattattacatgtaataattatagtggactaagatgggctgtaagagcccacacgcgcgcaCACGCGCGCGCCGCGCGCCGCGTGCCGCGAGCCCGAGCCAGTGCTCGTGCCCGTGTCCTTATCCTTGTCCTTGTCCTTGTCCTTGTCCTTAGACTTAGACTTagacttggatcttggcaattggtctttgggccTAGTCGTGGGCTTGGTGCTTAAGCTCGACCCAAGGCTAGTgggtctagttctttttagaccaccaccgtttgcacgtcagcgagccaagcgggatgACACCTCATCAGTATGACGCGGtaagccaacgtggctgacacgtgaCAGTCCACGTCATGATTGAATCTAGAAGCATCTAGATTCAACCTCTCTAGCTCTGAGCTTGTAACGCCCGACCGTAACGGCTCGTAACCAACGACCGTTACGGTCTAGCATTGATGACAACGTTGACCCCTACAGTGGACTgggcctataaataggctactCATTCTAGACACCAAAAACTAGAATTCACATAGCATTTGCATCATAcgctctctcttctctctgcATTGTTTTTTCTGTCGAAGCTATgcctctcctccatccagttcgccggagctctgtcgatagcggtgctgcttcaccagagacgcagccgttttatctttggggacgaaacgccaatccgaagagcactaccggggcgtatctcgtcttgcggaaagaggcctcctcgactcggctatttCCTGTTCTACGGTTTATAGTTTCGATTTCCgtttgtaattttcgtttcagTTCATTTCTGTATTCCTTcttgggttgtattacgccTGGTCGACTCGGCTATTTCCTGTTCTACGGTTTATAGTTTCGATTTCCGTTTGTAAATTTCGTTTCAGTTCATTTCTGTATTCCTTcttgggttgtattacgcccgGTTATCTCTTGTAATTCCATAAAACCAACATACTTTTGATTGGAATTCAAATTGTAGAATTGGaggattttgaatttaattcaattccaaatccaagaatttttatgatatcaaacactggatttggaattgaaggctccaattccaattccacacCTCCAATCCCATGTACCGAACGAAGCATTATAgtgggatatttttataacattttcataataagggatttttggttatttttcctttttatattttttttcttattatttcccttataacattttattattaattctaCGACATGTATGCGTTGCATTGTTATATGCTTGTATcataattatcttaattttaaaaatataaaatcatctTAAGATATGACAGACATTGGTTATGttaaaataaccaaaaatcCCTCTTTAAGGTCATGTTATGGGATAGATTAGTTATATGCTCGTATcataattatcttaattttaaaaatataaaattatcttaagATATGATAGAGATTGGTCGTGttaaaataaccaaaaatcCCTCATTAAGGTCATGTTATGGGATAGATTGGTTATATGCTGGTAtcataattatctttatttttaaaaaataaaattatcttaaaataTGATAGAGACAGGTCATGttaaaataaccaaaaattatcttaaataACCAAAAATCTCTCATTAAGGTCATGCTATGGGATAGATTGATCAATTCataaatgttactccctcgTCCGTGAATATAAgcctcatttttccattttaatccgTACGCGAATATGAGTCttggttcacttttactataaatggtaatagggtcttacattccaccaactcatgtcactcacatttcatttaaaactaatatatacaagtgagactcatattccaataacttttttccactcacttttcttaacatttcttaaaatctgtgtcacCCATAAATGAGGCTCCTAAtggtggacgaagggagtagcaCTTATGTGGTCGATAAAACGTTTCAATTGAATACCATTATACAATTTCAATTGATAAAACGTTTCAATTGAATACCattatgtgattttattattatgttgatTTGCATTATTGAGcaattacaaaaatttcaagatgttgcccaaaacttataaatatatcaaaagaaggccaaaactcgccttttatatatataataatatatagatagatTGTTAAATGCATGGAAtattaataatacaaatatacaattCGGATAGTTACAAATATAATTCTCTTACCAAAATTATCGattcaaaagagaaaaagagaaaagatagtttaataattttattaatttttttattaaattacaattacattcctcaaagaaaacaaaaatgactATTCAAAACAGCTCAAAACAAACTGTATAGTATAGATTAAttgattttctctttccattttactTGGTTGATACTtgatagtatttattaattgattgattttgcTTTTCCATTTTATGAAGAGTAGTGTTACTTTGGAGAGAGAAGTACAAAAcgtaaaaaatatactccctccgttctataaagatagtctcactttgacccgacacgagttttaagaaatgtaatgaaaagtgagttgaaaaagttagtggaatgtgggttctacttttatatattagttttataataaagtgtgagtaagaatgagttagtggaatataaggtccactaccaaaaatgataaaaagttaaatgagacaaactttgtgggacagacggaaatagaaaaatgagacaatctttgtgggacgaatggagtaatactcataaatgaataaaacagaatacacaataaatatataaagaaaaccaaaaatcctctctcataaaataaagttCTACTGCATAAAAcacaatacacaaaatataaaccctaaaattatttaacagAAGTGGGCgatctaaaattatttagcaacaatctaaattaaaattctactggagtagtatattaaaaacccattactaaaaaattaaaaacattaaaagCCCAACATAGAGTAATACACTACGCGTCCACAATCTCCTCTTCCCCCTTCCGCCGACCAGTTGATGATTTGGTTTGACACAAATTTCTTCACCTCCAAGATTCAGTTTTTCGGGTGAGCACAGCcgtttcttcttcctcttttgcAGACTCAGTGCTTTATAATTGTTCCAAAACGCTATCATTTCATTGGACCAATATCCTTCTAATAGTTTTTGCCATCAATTCATCGTTTCCCACCAAACAGGGCTTCATAATTTCACAACGATATGTATAGATTCTTTTCCTGAACAAGTCACACAAGCTGTGTGCAAAATCCGGGTGAAACTCAGCCATTTTCCACACCAAGAAAATGTTTTTCCTGAGTGAAATAGAGCACACTTTGATGTTGCCCCCTCACCTCCTCAATCGACCCCTCGATGAAGCCATTAAAGAGCAGCTCGACTTAATCTTCCTCGACAaggtttctctctctctctgcttCCTCTCTATGTTTCTCCATTTGCTTACTCGCTCCATTTCTTCTAGGTTATTGATAAACAGGGCTTATGTGTTAGTGTGTACGATATTCGGTCAATTACTGGCGGTTTCATACTTCCTGGTGATGGGGCTTCAACTTACACGGTAAAGCTTTTACACATTTCTCAacttaattatcatatttaaatgCTAAACTTCTATTTGATTGTCGATTTCAGttgttttttttcccattGTATCATCTTTTAATTGGATCATGCATTTTGCTTCACTAGCAATTTGATTGCAATATGTTGTTTTCTTTCAATGATGGgaaagaaattaagtatactTGTAAACCAACTATATTGTGAAGTTAAATCTACATCTATCATATCCAACCTgccatcatttttaattgaataagaaGTTGAGAAATTTGATATGATTACAGGAATAGTGGCTGCAGGAAGTCCAAGACAGAGTTACCTATCTGGAATTGTACTAATGTTGCTGCAAAATTCACTCTCCATAAGTAGCTTTTCTTTGATTCAAAATATAACATCACAAAATAGTTGGTTTACAAGTATAATTCTGTTTATTTAGCATAGCTCACAAGTATTCAATGTGTTGTCATATTTCGTGTAAATAGTGAAACTGTAGAGATTGTCATTTTTGCCACTGGTTGAGTGGGTTTCGGAATTGTGACAGTTTAACTTGGTGTGTCTCATTCAGGTGAAGTTCAGGCTGGTAATGTTTCGTCCGTTTGTGGGAGAGATCATAACAGCTCGGCTTAAAGAATCTACGGTGGATGGTTTACGATGTAAGTTACAACTTCTTACATGTTCTGGTTTTTTTAGTGAGTTTTCATTTATAAGTGCCTCTATGACCATTGTCATGATTCTCCATAAGCATGAAAATTCtacagagagagtaatatttatacatgAGTATCAATAGCTTCCCTGCTTTCTTGTCTTTATCTTTATTAATTGGTCGTATTTATTATTGGTGAATTCGTGGAGTCTTAGCTATAGGATTATCTTTAGTCTTGTTCATATCTTTTGAGCCATGTTTATCTTAggatttcttttccttttgagCCTTGTGTTTATCTTTAGACTTGTGTATATCTTAGGATTTCCTTATTCTTTTAGAATTTAGTCATGTCTATGCATACCCTAGATG is a window from the Salvia hispanica cultivar TCC Black 2014 chromosome 1, UniMelb_Shisp_WGS_1.0, whole genome shotgun sequence genome containing:
- the LOC125208079 gene encoding DNA-directed RNA polymerase III subunit RPC8 yields the protein MFFLSEIEHTLMLPPHLLNRPLDEAIKEQLDLIFLDKVIDKQGLCVSVYDIRSITGGFILPGDGASTYTVKFRLVMFRPFVGEIITARLKESTVDGLRLSLGFFDDIYVPVPFLFSPNSNEPVPGHKNRVNWIWNFRTEDYSVDYTLDAEDEIRFIVHDVSYPPIPLEPKDVKPFAPMVVTGSLDMDGLGPTSWW